ACGATCAGGCACCGCCCATTCCGCAGGTAAATATTGACAACTTGCATGATGATGAACGAGCATTGTTCTACTACCTGAAAAAGGGCAATCTTCGGTTAGAGCAGGAAAAAATACCGCAGTGGTACGTACAACAGCAATTGGAAAGCGTAATAGACCAGTAAGTAGCTAACCTTGCCACTCGTCATCGTATACCACCGTTTATCCTAATTCTCAAGTACTAATCGAGTGGTTAGCGTAAATAGCGAATAGAAAGAATAATTTTCCACTCGTATGTTGAAGCTATGAAAACGCTAACCATTTTATTTTTATTAATGAATCCATTTATTCTCCAAGCCCAGTCAATTGTTGGCACGTGGCAAGGAGTGTTGGATGTGCAGGGCACTTCACTCCGTATTGTTTTTCATATTGAAGAAGCCGATGGAACATTTACTACGAAAATGGATAGTCCTGATCAGGGTGCTACTAACATTGCTACTTCAGAAACTACTTTTGCCGACAATCAACTAACGATTAAAGCTGCCCAATTGGGGATGATTTACGAAGGTAATTTGGAAAACGATAGTACCGTAGCCGGAACCTTCACGCAAGGGGGAATGGCTATGCCTCTTACGCTAAAGCGAGGTGGCAGTAAAGAGGAAGCTGTGGTTCGTCCCCAAGATCCTACCGGGTTCCCGTATCGGCAGGAGGAAATCTATTTTACGAATGCCGAAGGGCACAAATTGGCGGGTACGCTGACTATCCCTAAGGGTAAATCGTTTGATAAAGCTGTAGTACTTATTTCCGGTTCGGGTCCGCAGAACCGTAACGAAGAATTGGGCCCAATGAATCATCGCCCCTTTCTGGTGCTCTCCGATTATTTCACCCGGCGGGGTATTGCCGTACTACGCTACGACGACCGCGGTGTGGCCGAGTCAGAAGGAGATTTTGCTTCGGCTACTTCTGCGGATTTTGCCGAAGATGTCCAGGCAGCGGTAGCATTTCTACAACAACACCCCGCAACCACGGGCAAAAGTATCGGACTAGTGGGGCATAGCGAAGGTGGTATGATTGCCCCAATGGTAGTCAGTGAGAATGAAGGTGTAGGCTTCATCGTGCTGCTGGCCGGTCCGGGAATCCCCATCATAGAGTTGCTTAAGTTACAATCGGAACACGCATCACGGGCAGCCGGGGCAACTTCCGAAGCTCAAGAAGCGAACGCAAAAGCACTGGGTGCAGCTCACGAATATTTACTGGCTAATGCAACAACGAACAGGAATAGCCTACGTGATGGTTTGACGGCGGTGCTGGAAGAATATTGGACAGTGATGCCCGAAGAGACTAAGCAAAGCATCAGCGATAAATCAGCGTTCTTTGAGCGACAAGTGAAGACCTTAACCAGTGATTGGTTTCGGTATTTCTTAGCGTTTGATCCATCGGAATACTTACAGCAGGTGCGTTGTCCGGTTTTGGCGATTAACGGAGCCTTAGACGTGCAGGTAACCGCTGATGAGAACCTAGCGGGCATTGAAGCCGCCCTACGAAAAGGGGGAAACCAAAATGTGACTATCCAAAAGATTGAAAATCAAAACCACTTATTTCAAACGGCTACTACCGGAGCTGTTGCGGAGTACGGGAAGATTGAAGAAACCTTCAACGAAAACACCATGAACCTAATTATTGACTGGATACAGGCACTATGATGGCTACCTCGGAACGTAATTTCTGGGTGGCACAGTCAGTGGGTTGGTCACTGGTGGGTATCACCAATCTACTGGTTCAATTATCATTGCCACTGCCCCCTACTGTGCGTTTGTTAAATACGCTGCTGCCTATCATGGGTGGTCTGGCGATTACTACCGTAATTCGGCTTATTGCTCGGCGATACCGTAGTTATTGGCAAAATTGGAAGGGAAGTAAGATGATTGGGCTTCTGCTAGGTGCTTCAGTTATCAGTACGCTACTCTTCACACTGCTGATTATAGTTGCTTTCCGGATATTCTTCGGAAGCTTTTTGCCGCAGGTAATCATACTAAGCAACTTTTTTATATTCTTCGCTATCTTTTTAGGTTGGAGCACTATCTATCTGCTCGTTCACTACATTAATCGCTGGCACACAACGGAAGTAGAGAAATGGCAACTGGCCAGCGAGGTAAAAGATGCCCAACTGAGCTTGCTAAAATCGCAGATTAATCCTCACTTCGTATTCAATGCTATCAATAATATCCGCCCATTAATTTTAGAAGACCCGCACCGCGCCCGCGATATGCTACTGCACTTTTCCGAACTACTCCGCTACGCTCTCAATTACTCCGAGCGTGACATGGTTTCGCTGGGGCAAGAAGTAGATGTGGTTAAGCAATACCTGGCGCTGGCAGCTTTGCAATACGAAGAGAAACTGCAATTTCAAATTGAAGTTAACGAGTGTTTGTCTGCCTACGAAATTCCGCTGATGCTGCTACAGTTATTGGTGGAAAATGCAATCAAACACGGCATCTCCCAGCATCCTGAGGGGGGCGAAGTACATATTTCGGCACAAAATACTGACCAGATGCTACACCTCTGCGTTAAAAACAGCGGAAGCCTGACCGTTTCCTCCACCATAGATGAAAAAACTGGAATCGGGTTACCCAATATTGAGAAGCGACTGCGATTAATTTATAACCACAAAGCCCATTTTTCTATTCGCGAGGAGCCGGGATGGGTGACGGCCTCAGTACAAATCCCAATTTTATGAACTGTTTGGTAGTAGAAGATTCCCGATTGGCCCGCCAAGAATTGGCGCATCAGCTCTCGGCTACGCAGGCTTTTGGCGAAATCCGAGCTGTAGCCAATGCTGACGAAGCACTAGCGGCTATTGCCGATTCAGCCCCCGATGTGATTTTTCTGGATATTCACTTGCCGGGTAAAAACGGCTTTGAGCTATTGGAAACCCTAGATTTAGTGCCGCGTGTTATTTTTACGACGGCTTACGACCAGTACGCTATCCGCTCGTTTGAGCACAATACTATCGACTATCTGCTCAAGCCAATTAGCCCGGAGCGTCTCCGGCAGGCTGTCGGGAAACTGCAATCAACTCAGCTTTCCAAGGAAGTTAAGTCCTTAGAAAATAAGGTATTTGTTCGGGATGGTGAACGTTGTTGGTTTGTCCCGTTGGGCGAAATTCGCCTATTTGAGTCAGTAGGCAACTACGCCCGAGTCCATTTTGATGAACATTCGCCACTCATTCAGAAATCGCTTAGTGCGTTAGAATCCGTATTGGACGAGCGTACTTTTTATCGGGCCAACCGCCAGCAGATTATCAATCTCACTTACGTAAAATCAATTGATGCTTGGTTTAGCGATACACTCAAAGTTACATTACAAACCGGCGAAGAGATAGAAGTATCGCGACGACAATCAGCGCGACTCAAAAAGCTGTTTAGCTTGTAATTTGCACTAATGAAAAGTGGATAATTGACAATTGATAGGTATTTAAACTAGAGATTCAGTTCTATTTTTATTGAAACTAAAGTGGTCTGATAACAAATAAAGAAAGCTGCCGAAGCAGCTTGCAATGTTATTGTGAAGCCTAGCTTTTATTCCGTTTGGCTATTACAAAGCGTAATATCTTTTACCGAGCCAACATCAGCCATACTATAGTTGGTACCAATATTAGTCGCCCCCAGAAGCACGTCTTTCAATGCACCTTCTTCCTCAAAGTGTACTTTAATGCTCCCGTCCATGTCTATTAACTGGTCGTAGGTAATAGTGGTACCATCGGCTAGCTGAGTAAGGTGAGTTAAACTTTGACTACGGTTGTTACCTGCATCTTCTAAGTTACTTAGAAACTCTGCTACCAAACCATCGTCTTGAAGACTGCCGTAGTGCAGGTGGACTGGATGTATCGCACCATTAAGCGTACCTTCCATCAGTAATTGAATTTCTACCGATTTATCAGTTCGTTCTCTCACGGTGATAGAGCCAGAAGTAGTAGTTTCCAGATAAGAACCTTCCAGCAAGTTGTACTGGGTTTCTCTTCCAGTATAAACAGAGCTTTCCTCACCTTCATTATTGCAAGCACCTAAGATTCCGCCTACAACCAAAAACATTACAGATAAGTTAACCAGACGCATACGATGAATAATTTTGATCTATTGAAGTTACGAAAAAATAGCGGCATCTACTTTGTTACATTACTATAAAGTTATAACCAAAGATTTAGTATATAATACTCAATTTAATTCAATATTCGCGTAAAAGTACTATTTTTTGCACTTTTGTAATAAAAATTTTTCATGTCGGCAGAAGTTATCAAAATAAAACCAACCAGCGGTTGGAAAGTAATCGACGTAGGCGAACTGTGGCAGTACCGTGATTTGCTGTATTTCTTAACCATTCGAGGAATCAAAGCGAAGTACGCCCAATCAGTGCTCGGAGTGGGTTGGGCAATTATCCAGCCATTAGTACAAACATTGGTTTTCACGGTCATCTTCGGAAACTTAGCGAAGATTGGCTCCGACGGTATTCCCTACCTACTGTTCAGTTTTGTGGCAATGGTACCCTGGAACTATTTCAGCAGTATCTTAACCGAAAGTACCGACTCACTCGTCAAGAACCGGAAGATGCTGAGCAAGGTCTATTTTCCTCGGATGGTCTTACCCGTTTCGTCAGTGTTCTCTAAACTACTCGATTTCTTCATTGCCTTTATTGTACTGATTGGCTTGCTAGTCTATTATAAATTCATTCCTACGACTAATATCGTCTACTTTCCAATGCTTCTGCTGATTCTCGTTCTGACATCATTGGGTATCGGAATGATATTTTCTGCCATGGCCGTGCAGTACCGTGACGTAAAATACGCTATGTCGTTTTTGGTTCGACTATTGATCTACAGTGCCCCGGTGGTGTATTCCATCAGCATTATCCCGGCGGAATACGTGTACTTCTACGCCCTTAACCCAATGGTGGGAGTGATTGAAGGAATGCGGGCCGCTTTTCTGGGAACCAAAGCCATGCCCTGGGATTTGATTGGGATTGGTGGGGCAGTGTCGGTAGTACTGTTTTTATTTGGTGCGTTTTACTTCCGACGAATGGAGAAGGCCTTCGCCGATATTGCCTAATTATCTATGAGAGACGCAGCCATTAGTGCCCAGAATATTTCCAAACGCTACCGAATAGGCTTGCGAGAACGGGCTGATACCCTAGCCGGACGGATCAAACAAACGCTTGCATATCCCATTCGTAACCTGCGAAATATTGCTAAACTCAACTCTTTTGATGAAAGTGATAGCGACCGCTCTATATTCTGGGCACTGCGCGACATTGACTTCAGTGTGAAGCCGGGCGATGTACTTGGTATCATTGGTCACAATGGAGCGGGAAAGAGCACCTTACTAAAAATCCTTAGTCGGATTACTGAACCTACTACCGGAGAGATTGAGATCCGGGGACGGGTTTCTTCGCTACTGGAGGTCGGCACTGGTTTTCATGAAGAGCTAACCGGACACGACAATGTGTACATGAACGGCACCATTCTGGGTATGACCAAGTGGGAGATTGATAGCAAAATGGAGCAGATTGTAGACTTTGCTGGAGTTGAGCAATATATCCACACTCCGGTGAAGTTCTACTCGTCCGGGATGCGCGTTCGCCTCGCTTTTTCGGTGGCTGCCCACCTCGATCCCGAAATTCTGATTATTGACGAAGTACTAGCCGTAGGCGACCTAGGTTTTCAACAAAAGTGCCTAGGTAAAATGGACGAGGTAAGTCGCAGCGGGCGGACAATTTTATTTGTAAGTCATAATATGGGTGCGGTAGAAGGACTGTGTACCCGGGCTATGTTACTGGACAAAGGACGAATTGCGTACGATGGTGGAGTAACCGAAGCCATTGACCTCTACCGTGATGCTACGCTGAGCAAAGCCGACGAGCAAGAACTCGCCCAACGAACTGATCGTGACGGAGTGGGAAATTTCAAATTCACCCACGTAGTACTCAACGGTGGTGATGTGGTACTGACCGATCGCCCATTGAAGATTGATCTGTACTACCAGGTCAAAGAAACCCTTCAGAATTTGCAGCTAGTCATTAAAATCAGTCGAAACTACCGGGAGATTGTGATGACGATTGACTCTAAAGCCCAGGGCGTAATAATTGATGTCGAAAAAGGCGAGGGCATGATCTCAGTAAAAGTGCCTAATTTGCCATTGCTACCGTACCAGTACGTAATTGACCTGTGGTCAGGTATTAGTGGCGGAGTAGAAGATCGAATATTTAATGCAGCGAAAATGCTAGTGGAGGAACGCGATATTTATGGTACCGGAAATATTCCTAACGCCAAAAAACACGGTCTACTGGTAGCACCTAAGTGCGAGTGGGTAGCTCAAGAAATTTCAGTTAACTCATGAACTTAGCCCGAACCATACGGAAAATTGGTAAGAAAACGGGAGTGCTCACTACCCAGCGATTTGTCATCATGTGCCACCAGCGCAGTGGGAGCAATATGTTTACCAGCATTTTAGATCAACATGCTGATATTAAGTTTTACGGCCAACTGTTTAAAGATGACCCCCAGTATCGCCAGAAAATTAATCGGATGGGAATAATACCCTTTAGCGGTACACTGTTTGATGACGAGATAGGATCTCGCAATCGCTTTGACGAATTGGAGCACCAGCCGAACCAACGAGAGAGCCGGAATACAAAGGCATTTGTGGACGATTGTTTCCAGAGGTTCAACCAGCATACGCAAGGAACCTGTATTGGCGTAAAATTTCACGGGGGGACGCTATTTCGCGAGGAGATTGAGTCGGTTTTTCTGAATGGTAACTATAAAGTGATCTTGCTGCGACGCGAAAACCTCCTAGTGGCAGCTATCTCTTGGTACCAAGCCCGGGAGCTGGATCAGTGGCGGCGGGATGCGAAAGACAAAGTAGAGAAGCCTAAAATGACGATGGATATTGATACGCTAGCTTGGTTTATAGAAAATACCCGGCAAGATATTGCGCTTTGGAAGCAACTCATTGAGAAAAATGGTATAAATCATCTGGAGCTAACTTACGAAGAAATGGTGCAACCCGGTTTTTCAATGGAACCTGTCTGGCAGCACTTGGGCATTCAAAATATCACCAGTACTCCACCTAAGACGAAAAAACTAATAAAAAAGTACGATCATATTACCAATTTAGAAGAGATTCGTGGAACATTAGCTTCCGATGAGAATGGGTATATCTAACTAATTTGATAGTTAAATATCCGATTAATATTGTGAAATTTATATTTTCAACCTTATTTGTTTACTTTTATCTTCGATTATTGATAAATAGCTACACCAAACTCTCTCTTTATTTCTGCATTTACCTCACATATTTTTTCGAGAAATACGCTCTACGGTCTGTTAGCATTAATACTAGTGCTGATTGGGCAGTTGGTACTATTTGACGTGTTAGAAATCCCTATCCAGGAAAGTTTTTACAATGGCGAATTATTGATTACCAATTTCTTCGTGTTTGGCTGGAAACGAATCATCGCCATCTTAGGCTTAGTAGCTATCACCGGACTACTAACTTACTTCCATCCGGTTCACTGGAAACATGTCGATCCCTTACCCCGCTACGTGATACTCACTTTACTGCTGATTCAAACCTATGCCATTACTTTTTTGGAGTATAATCACTATCACGATAAGTGGTTTTGGGCAGATCGGATCTTATTAGCTGTCTTGGCGATTTACACTGCTTTCAACCCCTACGCCCTCGTGATTTATTTGGTAGAGCTGGTGCTGTTAGTGGGGCAATTGGAGTTTCCTAGTGTGATCGGCTACGACCATACTCATAAGTCATTGGTAATGCCATTGCTTATTTCGTTTTGGGTGTTTTTAGTGATTCATCGGCTATCGGGACGGCGGGTAAAGTGGCCGTTGTACACCCTGTTTATTTTCTCTTTGCTGGCAAGTTGGTATCTACAGGCGGGTATCGCTAAAGTGAAATTGAATTGGCAAACAGATAATAATCTGTACAATATGCTGGCGGCATCAGTAGACGCAGGCTGGCTCCACAATCTTTCAGAAATCGCTTTGCAGTCGGTGGCTACGTTGGTGCAGGAAAACTATCTACTGTTACAGTACGGAGGACTGGCAGTTGAATTGATTTTTCCGTTGTTACTGGTTATTAATCGGAGAATTGCAATATTCTGCTTTATCAACTTCATCATTTTTCATCTGATGGTCTACGTCGTGAGTGGTATCTTCTTCTGGCAGTGGATTATTATGGAGACGGTCATTATCGCGGTGCTGCTATACCGCCCGCAGTCCACCGCCGTGCTATTCACCCGACCATACTGGGCATTATTTGCCTTACTGCTAATTCTTAATCCGCTTTTTATTCACATCACCCCGCTGGCTTGGCTTGATTGTGGATTTATCAATAGTTACACTTTCTATCTGCGTAACGACACAGGAGAAAAGCAACGGTTAGATAGCTCCTTTTTCTCACCCTATGACGTAGGTTTTGCTAAAAACCGCTTTACCTATACCAACCCGGATAATGTGGTGGCCAAAACGTTAGGGCAATGCCACGATGCCCAGGTGGTACAATTGGTAGAGCAGTGGTCAGAAAATTCGGAAGCTGATAATCGTGAGAAGGTGCGTAACTACAAAGCTGAGTTTGGTATGAACAACTACAATGAGCAAAGGGCGGAGAAATTTCGACGGTTTCTGACTGAGTTTACCCAAAATAAATTGCGTTACGATCCCCAGTTTATCAGCCAAGTGGATGTGCCTATCCACATGCAGCAGGGCAAAAATCAGCAAAACTTTTCTTTTGATGAGGCTAATCAGCTAATAATAGTGTACGAAGAAAAAGTTGTACGACCTGATCTGAAATTCTTCTCGCTCAAAACCGACTCGGTTCGTATGGATGTTTCACCCCAACAAGCAGTGCGGTAACCATGTGCGGAATCGTTGGGCAAATCAAACAAAACGGGGTAATTGACCCGGCAGTATTCCAGCGAATGCGGGATACACTGTACCATCGGGGGCCCGATGGAGCCGGAACCAAACTGCTTGGGGATGGGCGAGTGGCCCTGGGTCATCGGCGATTATCCATCATTGATCTGAGCGAAAGTGGGAAGCAGCCAATGAGCAATGAGGATGGTACCGTTTGGCTAACTTACAACGGGGAAATTTACAATTATCAGCCACTACGGACGGAA
This region of Tunicatimonas pelagia genomic DNA includes:
- a CDS encoding Stf0 family sulfotransferase, coding for MNLARTIRKIGKKTGVLTTQRFVIMCHQRSGSNMFTSILDQHADIKFYGQLFKDDPQYRQKINRMGIIPFSGTLFDDEIGSRNRFDELEHQPNQRESRNTKAFVDDCFQRFNQHTQGTCIGVKFHGGTLFREEIESVFLNGNYKVILLRRENLLVAAISWYQARELDQWRRDAKDKVEKPKMTMDIDTLAWFIENTRQDIALWKQLIEKNGINHLELTYEEMVQPGFSMEPVWQHLGIQNITSTPPKTKKLIKKYDHITNLEEIRGTLASDENGYI
- a CDS encoding ABC transporter ATP-binding protein, which codes for MRDAAISAQNISKRYRIGLRERADTLAGRIKQTLAYPIRNLRNIAKLNSFDESDSDRSIFWALRDIDFSVKPGDVLGIIGHNGAGKSTLLKILSRITEPTTGEIEIRGRVSSLLEVGTGFHEELTGHDNVYMNGTILGMTKWEIDSKMEQIVDFAGVEQYIHTPVKFYSSGMRVRLAFSVAAHLDPEILIIDEVLAVGDLGFQQKCLGKMDEVSRSGRTILFVSHNMGAVEGLCTRAMLLDKGRIAYDGGVTEAIDLYRDATLSKADEQELAQRTDRDGVGNFKFTHVVLNGGDVVLTDRPLKIDLYYQVKETLQNLQLVIKISRNYREIVMTIDSKAQGVIIDVEKGEGMISVKVPNLPLLPYQYVIDLWSGISGGVEDRIFNAAKMLVEERDIYGTGNIPNAKKHGLLVAPKCEWVAQEISVNS
- a CDS encoding alpha/beta hydrolase family protein, which encodes MKTLTILFLLMNPFILQAQSIVGTWQGVLDVQGTSLRIVFHIEEADGTFTTKMDSPDQGATNIATSETTFADNQLTIKAAQLGMIYEGNLENDSTVAGTFTQGGMAMPLTLKRGGSKEEAVVRPQDPTGFPYRQEEIYFTNAEGHKLAGTLTIPKGKSFDKAVVLISGSGPQNRNEELGPMNHRPFLVLSDYFTRRGIAVLRYDDRGVAESEGDFASATSADFAEDVQAAVAFLQQHPATTGKSIGLVGHSEGGMIAPMVVSENEGVGFIVLLAGPGIPIIELLKLQSEHASRAAGATSEAQEANAKALGAAHEYLLANATTNRNSLRDGLTAVLEEYWTVMPEETKQSISDKSAFFERQVKTLTSDWFRYFLAFDPSEYLQQVRCPVLAINGALDVQVTADENLAGIEAALRKGGNQNVTIQKIENQNHLFQTATTGAVAEYGKIEETFNENTMNLIIDWIQAL
- a CDS encoding ABC transporter permease, translating into MSAEVIKIKPTSGWKVIDVGELWQYRDLLYFLTIRGIKAKYAQSVLGVGWAIIQPLVQTLVFTVIFGNLAKIGSDGIPYLLFSFVAMVPWNYFSSILTESTDSLVKNRKMLSKVYFPRMVLPVSSVFSKLLDFFIAFIVLIGLLVYYKFIPTTNIVYFPMLLLILVLTSLGIGMIFSAMAVQYRDVKYAMSFLVRLLIYSAPVVYSISIIPAEYVYFYALNPMVGVIEGMRAAFLGTKAMPWDLIGIGGAVSVVLFLFGAFYFRRMEKAFADIA
- a CDS encoding LytR/AlgR family response regulator transcription factor, producing the protein MNCLVVEDSRLARQELAHQLSATQAFGEIRAVANADEALAAIADSAPDVIFLDIHLPGKNGFELLETLDLVPRVIFTTAYDQYAIRSFEHNTIDYLLKPISPERLRQAVGKLQSTQLSKEVKSLENKVFVRDGERCWFVPLGEIRLFESVGNYARVHFDEHSPLIQKSLSALESVLDERTFYRANRQQIINLTYVKSIDAWFSDTLKVTLQTGEEIEVSRRQSARLKKLFSL
- a CDS encoding sensor histidine kinase gives rise to the protein MMATSERNFWVAQSVGWSLVGITNLLVQLSLPLPPTVRLLNTLLPIMGGLAITTVIRLIARRYRSYWQNWKGSKMIGLLLGASVISTLLFTLLIIVAFRIFFGSFLPQVIILSNFFIFFAIFLGWSTIYLLVHYINRWHTTEVEKWQLASEVKDAQLSLLKSQINPHFVFNAINNIRPLILEDPHRARDMLLHFSELLRYALNYSERDMVSLGQEVDVVKQYLALAALQYEEKLQFQIEVNECLSAYEIPLMLLQLLVENAIKHGISQHPEGGEVHISAQNTDQMLHLCVKNSGSLTVSSTIDEKTGIGLPNIEKRLRLIYNHKAHFSIREEPGWVTASVQIPIL